From one Synechocystis sp. PCC 6803 substr. PCC-P genomic stretch:
- the rre2 gene encoding high salinity-induced biofilm formation responseregulaton Rre2, protein MENTDEKKGNILLVDDLPNNLQLLSDLLINLGYTVRSVTSGKMALRTLQVKRPDLILLDIKMPDMDGYQVCEMIKKEEELQDIPIIFISALGDTFDKVKAFECGGVDYITKPFQIEEVVARIEGQFTIQRQRIALKREVRKRREAEEVLYQSRALLSSVLNSALDGIAAMQAVRNPQTGDIEDFRCLVINPILSKAFNRSREDLIGRVLLKRFLQRLDPQLFDQFVNLVETGTFLTQDIYFPIANSDWYHFVAVKLGDGFAVTVRDITDRKRMELELQAANQQLQLLANIDGLTHIANRRRFDEYLAQEWQRHCREQKPLSLILVDIDYFKAYNDLYGHQKGDDCLQKVANTLVDIAKRITDLVARYGGEEFVIVLPNTNRQDALAMAENMLQAIAALAIPHEGSSVSKYVTISIGVSSIIPMPEDTIERIISEADQALYSAKSQGRNRAIA, encoded by the coding sequence ATGGAAAATACCGATGAAAAAAAAGGAAATATCCTGTTGGTAGATGACCTACCCAACAACCTACAATTGTTGAGTGATTTACTAATAAATTTGGGCTACACGGTGCGGAGTGTTACCAGTGGCAAAATGGCCCTTAGAACCTTACAAGTCAAACGTCCAGACTTGATTTTACTTGATATTAAAATGCCAGATATGGACGGGTATCAAGTCTGTGAAATGATTAAAAAAGAAGAAGAATTACAGGATATCCCCATCATTTTTATTAGTGCCCTAGGGGATACTTTTGATAAGGTTAAAGCTTTTGAATGTGGTGGAGTAGACTACATCACCAAACCTTTTCAAATTGAAGAAGTGGTGGCTCGCATAGAGGGTCAGTTTACCATTCAAAGGCAACGGATTGCCCTCAAAAGAGAAGTAAGAAAACGCCGGGAAGCAGAAGAAGTCCTCTACCAATCGAGGGCCCTACTTTCCAGTGTTTTAAATTCTGCTTTAGATGGCATTGCGGCCATGCAAGCGGTGCGTAATCCCCAAACGGGAGATATTGAAGATTTTCGTTGTTTAGTAATTAATCCCATTCTTTCCAAAGCTTTTAATCGGAGTCGGGAAGATTTAATTGGTCGGGTATTACTGAAGCGTTTTTTACAACGCCTAGATCCCCAACTTTTTGACCAGTTTGTTAATTTGGTCGAGACGGGTACTTTTTTAACCCAAGATATTTATTTTCCCATTGCTAATTCTGATTGGTATCATTTTGTAGCAGTTAAATTAGGGGATGGTTTTGCTGTCACGGTGCGAGATATTACTGATCGAAAAAGGATGGAATTGGAATTACAAGCGGCAAATCAGCAGTTGCAACTATTAGCCAATATTGATGGTTTAACTCACATTGCTAACCGCCGTCGCTTTGATGAGTATTTAGCCCAGGAATGGCAAAGACATTGCCGGGAACAAAAACCATTGTCTTTGATTTTGGTCGATATTGATTATTTCAAAGCTTATAATGATCTCTATGGTCACCAAAAGGGGGATGATTGTTTGCAAAAAGTAGCCAATACTTTGGTGGATATTGCTAAACGCATTACTGATTTAGTAGCCCGTTACGGCGGCGAGGAATTTGTCATAGTTTTACCTAATACAAATCGGCAAGATGCTTTAGCCATGGCGGAAAATATGCTCCAGGCGATCGCCGCTTTGGCCATTCCCCATGAAGGTTCTTCAGTCAGTAAATATGTGACTATTAGCATTGGTGTTAGTAGTATAATTCCCATGCCGGAAGACACCATTGAAAGAATTATTAGTGAAGCAGATCAGGCTTTATACAGTGCTAAATCCCAAGGACGCAACCGGGCGATCGCCTAA